One stretch of Thalassovita sp. DNA includes these proteins:
- a CDS encoding cysteine synthase A, with protein sequence MRIARDLADAIGKTPLIRLKAASEETGCEILGKAEFLNPGQSVKDRAALYIIKDAIAKGQLKPGGTIVEGTAGNTGIGLALVGASMGFKTVIVIPETQSQEKKDMIRLAGAQLVEVPAAPYKNPNNYVRYSERLAKALAETEENGVIWANQFDNVANRQSHVETTGPEIWEQTGGKVDGFICAVGSGGTLAGVGMALQPKGVKIGLADPMGAALYSYYAHGEFASTGTSITEGIGQGRITANLEGFTPDMNYQIPDEEALPMVFDLLQDEGLCLGGSSAVNIAGAVRMAKDMGPGHTIVTILCDYGTRYQSKLFNSEFLAEKGLPQPEWLTKELPAPPAVFETP encoded by the coding sequence ATGCGCATTGCACGCGACTTGGCTGATGCCATTGGCAAGACCCCGTTGATCCGCCTGAAAGCGGCCAGTGAAGAGACCGGCTGTGAGATCCTGGGCAAGGCTGAGTTTTTGAACCCCGGTCAGTCGGTCAAAGACCGCGCGGCGCTTTACATCATCAAAGACGCCATCGCCAAAGGCCAGCTGAAGCCGGGCGGCACCATCGTTGAGGGCACCGCCGGCAACACCGGTATTGGTCTGGCACTGGTCGGCGCCTCGATGGGATTCAAAACCGTGATCGTGATCCCCGAAACCCAGAGCCAGGAAAAGAAGGACATGATCCGTCTGGCTGGCGCGCAGTTGGTTGAGGTGCCTGCCGCCCCCTACAAGAATCCCAACAACTATGTGCGTTACTCGGAACGTCTGGCCAAAGCCTTGGCTGAGACGGAAGAAAACGGCGTGATCTGGGCCAACCAGTTTGACAATGTCGCCAACCGCCAGTCGCACGTTGAAACCACCGGGCCGGAGATCTGGGAACAGACCGGCGGCAAAGTGGATGGCTTCATCTGCGCTGTTGGATCGGGTGGCACGCTGGCAGGTGTTGGCATGGCGCTGCAGCCCAAAGGTGTGAAAATCGGTCTGGCCGATCCGATGGGTGCTGCGCTTTACAGCTACTATGCCCATGGTGAATTTGCCTCCACCGGCACCTCGATCACCGAAGGCATCGGGCAGGGCCGGATCACCGCGAACCTCGAAGGGTTCACACCGGATATGAACTACCAGATCCCCGATGAAGAGGCGCTGCCGATGGTCTTTGACCTCTTGCAAGACGAAGGCCTGTGCCTGGGCGGCTCCTCTGCGGTGAACATTGCAGGTGCGGTGCGGATGGCCAAGGACATGGGGCCGGGCCACACGATCGTGACGATCCTGTGTGACTATGGCACCCGCTATCAGTCAAAACTGTTCAACTCTGAATTCCTGGCGGAAAAGGGTCTGCCGCAGCCGGAATGGCTGACCAAGGAACTGCCCGCGCCGCCAGCCGTGTTTGAGACACCGTAA
- a CDS encoding NUDIX domain-containing protein has product MSALFFYGTLRHLPLLETVVGHPLDGITLSEAGLPGYEIRGAKGQAFPLILPKEGSSAIGLLAEGLSDEDVARLDYYERVFGYDLIWVDLEQDGQMRRVQMFWPPESSYEAGPAFILSDWAAIWGSTNCAAAKEVLLHRGQKTPEEVGAIYRMIHTRAAAQVLAQQETPVLGPSGRGLADLEVLSESYPYANFFALKEMQLRYRRFDGSMSPVVDRAAFMGSDAALVLPYDPVRDRVLLIEQFRMGPLARGDHGPWQLEPIAGRVDPGETPEACARREAVEEAELDLKALKEIHLGYPSPGCDSEFFHIYLGLADLPDEVTQIGGLASEQEDIKTHLMPLDRALEMLDTGQIRVTPLALALHWLARNRETLRRGA; this is encoded by the coding sequence ATGTCTGCATTGTTCTTCTATGGCACGTTGCGCCATTTGCCCCTGCTGGAAACCGTGGTGGGCCACCCGCTGGATGGCATCACCCTGTCTGAGGCCGGGTTGCCGGGGTATGAGATTCGCGGGGCCAAGGGGCAGGCCTTTCCGCTGATCCTGCCCAAGGAGGGCAGCAGCGCCATTGGATTGCTGGCCGAAGGGCTAAGCGATGAAGATGTGGCGCGGCTGGATTATTATGAGCGGGTCTTTGGCTATGACCTGATCTGGGTGGATCTGGAACAGGACGGCCAGATGCGTCGGGTGCAGATGTTCTGGCCGCCTGAAAGCAGCTATGAGGCAGGCCCCGCATTCATCCTGTCCGATTGGGCGGCGATCTGGGGGTCGACCAACTGCGCCGCCGCCAAAGAGGTTCTGCTGCATCGCGGTCAGAAAACCCCCGAAGAGGTTGGCGCGATCTACCGGATGATCCACACCCGCGCTGCCGCCCAGGTTCTGGCGCAGCAGGAAACACCTGTACTGGGCCCGTCAGGGCGCGGATTAGCGGATCTGGAGGTGCTGTCAGAAAGCTACCCCTACGCCAATTTCTTTGCCCTGAAGGAAATGCAGCTGCGCTACCGCCGTTTTGATGGCTCGATGAGTCCGGTGGTGGACCGGGCGGCCTTCATGGGCAGCGATGCGGCGCTGGTTTTGCCCTATGATCCGGTGCGCGACCGGGTGCTGCTGATCGAACAGTTCCGCATGGGGCCGCTGGCGCGGGGGGATCATGGGCCCTGGCAGCTGGAACCAATCGCAGGCCGGGTTGATCCCGGCGAAACGCCTGAGGCCTGCGCGCGGCGCGAAGCGGTGGAAGAGGCGGAGCTGGATCTGAAAGCCCTTAAAGAGATCCACCTGGGCTACCCGTCGCCGGGCTGTGACAGTGAGTTTTTCCACATCTATCTGGGGTTGGCGGATCTGCCCGATGAGGTCACGCAGATTGGCGGATTGGCCTCAGAGCAGGAAGATATCAAAACCCATTTGATGCCCCTCGATAGGGCGTTGGAAATGTTGGATACTGGCCAAATCCGGGTGACACCGCTGGCGCTTGCGCTGCATTGGCTCGCACGGAATCGTGAAACCCTGCGCAGAGGTGCTTGA
- a CDS encoding TrgA family protein gives MTLTAARVIGALMMAGLGWFVSDLVRPLMPESTILGWFNHVNLGLGFLIGWAMLGPKAGGGLMISLANGLTAAFGLATVGLFTQAINEMLRLSTRKMYPNPLRALEDIFRILADYGSVLLHPTVIGPLIIGSVVIAIIVEIANSLWR, from the coding sequence ATGACATTAACAGCGGCACGCGTGATAGGCGCGCTGATGATGGCGGGGTTGGGGTGGTTCGTATCCGACCTTGTCCGCCCCCTGATGCCGGAAAGCACCATTTTGGGCTGGTTCAACCATGTGAACCTGGGGCTTGGGTTTCTGATCGGTTGGGCCATGCTGGGCCCCAAGGCCGGGGGTGGGTTGATGATTTCGCTGGCCAACGGTCTGACGGCGGCCTTTGGGCTGGCGACGGTGGGGCTGTTCACCCAGGCGATCAATGAGATGCTGCGCCTGTCGACCCGCAAGATGTACCCAAACCCGCTGCGCGCGTTGGAGGATATCTTTCGCATTCTGGCGGATTACGGGTCTGTGCTGCTGCACCCCACGGTGATCGGGCCGCTGATTATTGGGTCTGTGGTGATTGCCATTATCGTGGAAATCGCCAATAGCTTGTGGCGTTAG
- a CDS encoding cyclopropane-fatty-acyl-phospholipid synthase family protein, with amino-acid sequence MILTSTEGQTDLPRYFAQVFQMANRMQSGRLDFVMPDGRVFRAEGGRPGFVAELRVHNTDTFARLVREGDLGFCDAYLEGWWDTPDLQAFLDLLHDRNDELYDGFPGMFLVRVYERMRHWMNSNTREQAKKNISYHYDLGNDFYAIWLDPSMTYSSAIFTSGQESLEAAQEAKYASMVDQMAVKPGDHVLEIGCGWGGFAEYAARERGLRVTGLTISQEQLNYARERIENAGLSDLVEFRLQDYRDEQGQYDGIASIEMFEAVGEKYWPIYFQTLKRCLKPGAQATLQIITLQEKRFETYRKGVDFIQKYIFPGGMLPSKTALREQVRQQGLAEKSVLEFGDSYSQTLRRWHEVFNDRWSDVAALGFDDRFRRMWNFYLTSCAGSFRGGNCDVVQLTVAREDDPRQLV; translated from the coding sequence ATGATCCTGACATCAACAGAAGGGCAAACAGACCTGCCGCGCTACTTTGCGCAGGTGTTTCAAATGGCCAATCGGATGCAGTCGGGGCGGCTGGATTTCGTGATGCCGGATGGCCGGGTGTTTCGCGCCGAGGGGGGCAGACCGGGGTTTGTGGCGGAGCTGCGGGTGCATAACACCGATACCTTCGCGCGCCTTGTCCGGGAGGGCGATCTTGGCTTTTGTGACGCCTATTTGGAGGGCTGGTGGGACACGCCCGATCTGCAGGCTTTTCTGGATCTTCTGCATGACCGCAATGATGAGCTCTATGACGGGTTTCCCGGCATGTTTCTGGTGCGGGTCTATGAACGCATGCGTCATTGGATGAACTCCAACACCCGTGAGCAGGCTAAGAAAAACATCAGCTATCACTATGACTTAGGCAATGACTTTTACGCCATTTGGCTGGATCCGTCGATGACCTATTCCTCCGCCATTTTCACCTCAGGACAGGAAAGCCTGGAGGCCGCGCAGGAGGCAAAATATGCCTCCATGGTGGATCAGATGGCGGTGAAGCCCGGCGATCATGTGCTGGAAATCGGCTGCGGCTGGGGGGGCTTTGCCGAATATGCGGCCCGGGAACGTGGGCTGCGGGTCACCGGGCTGACCATTTCACAGGAACAGCTTAACTATGCGCGGGAGCGCATTGAAAACGCGGGGCTTTCTGATCTGGTGGAGTTTCGACTTCAGGACTACCGGGATGAGCAGGGGCAATATGATGGGATCGCCAGTATTGAGATGTTTGAAGCCGTGGGCGAGAAATACTGGCCCATCTATTTTCAAACCCTGAAGCGCTGCCTGAAACCCGGTGCGCAGGCGACGCTGCAGATCATAACACTGCAGGAAAAACGCTTTGAGACCTATCGAAAAGGTGTTGATTTTATTCAGAAATACATTTTCCCAGGTGGCATGCTGCCGTCCAAAACCGCGTTGCGGGAACAGGTGCGCCAGCAGGGGCTGGCCGAAAAAAGCGTGCTGGAATTTGGCGACAGCTACAGCCAAACGCTGCGACGCTGGCATGAGGTGTTTAATGACCGCTGGTCCGATGTGGCCGCTTTGGGGTTTGACGACCGGTTCCGTCGCATGTGGAATTTCTACCTGACCTCCTGCGCGGGATCGTTTCGGGGCGGCAATTGTGATGTGGTACAATTGACAGTCGCCCGCGAGGATGATCCGCGACAGCTGGTCTGA
- a CDS encoding deoxyribodipyrimidine photo-lyase produces the protein MPHSSTTTSQPDLSRPVLVWLRRDLRLTDNPALAAAAQTGRPVIPIFLRDDLFDALGAAPKWRFGLGLEHFQNSLQRIGSGLILRSGPALETLQQLVQETGAEALYWNRSFEPEGIARDTTIKSHFAAQGLDVKSFAGNLLAEPWTLTTKAGGHFRVYSPFWRALAAQEVAPAMPAPDRLPAPDSWPRSEALADWQLGKAMQRGASVVAPHLLLGEAAAQAQLDRFLAGALQDYAEGRDFPARQVTSGLSEPLAYGEISARQIWHVTRVTVAGQATMTRAAEKFLKELAWRDFAWHLSYHDPHIQTRAWRHEWEAFPWDTVADHPHLQAWQQGRTGVDLIDAGLRELYVTGKMHNRVRMIAASYLTKHLRLHWRLGQQWFADTLVDWDPASNAMGWQWVAGCGPDAAPYFRVFNPETQQKKFDAQARYTRRWLAADSGFAEATPRAWKVTETPRPLTPIVGLAEGRAAALAAMERFKTRDLGTVD, from the coding sequence ATGCCCCACAGCTCTACGACCACCTCCCAACCCGATCTCAGCCGTCCGGTCCTTGTCTGGCTGCGGCGTGACTTGCGTTTGACGGATAATCCGGCGCTGGCTGCGGCGGCGCAGACCGGTCGCCCGGTGATCCCGATCTTTCTGCGGGATGACCTGTTTGACGCGCTGGGCGCGGCGCCGAAATGGCGATTTGGTCTGGGGCTGGAGCACTTCCAGAACAGTTTACAGCGCATCGGCAGCGGTCTGATCTTGCGATCTGGCCCCGCGCTGGAGACCCTACAGCAGCTCGTGCAGGAGACCGGGGCAGAGGCGCTATATTGGAACCGGTCGTTTGAGCCGGAGGGGATAGCGCGGGACACGACGATCAAATCGCATTTCGCCGCGCAAGGCCTTGACGTGAAAAGCTTTGCCGGAAACTTGCTGGCGGAGCCCTGGACCTTAACCACCAAGGCGGGCGGGCATTTTCGCGTCTATTCGCCGTTCTGGCGGGCCCTTGCGGCGCAGGAGGTTGCCCCGGCCATGCCCGCGCCGGACAGGTTGCCAGCGCCAGACAGTTGGCCGCGCTCAGAGGCTCTGGCTGATTGGCAGTTGGGCAAGGCGATGCAGCGCGGCGCATCTGTTGTGGCGCCGCATCTTCTGTTGGGCGAGGCTGCGGCGCAGGCGCAATTGGATCGCTTTCTGGCCGGGGCGCTGCAGGATTACGCGGAGGGGCGCGATTTTCCGGCGCGGCAGGTGACATCGGGCTTAAGTGAACCGCTGGCCTATGGTGAGATTTCGGCGCGCCAGATCTGGCATGTGACGCGGGTCACGGTTGCCGGACAGGCCACCATGACCCGTGCTGCAGAAAAGTTCCTTAAGGAACTGGCGTGGCGCGATTTTGCCTGGCACCTGAGTTACCATGATCCGCATATTCAGACCCGCGCCTGGCGCCATGAGTGGGAGGCCTTTCCCTGGGACACGGTGGCAGATCACCCGCATTTGCAGGCCTGGCAACAAGGGCGCACCGGGGTGGATCTGATCGATGCCGGCCTGCGCGAGCTTTACGTGACCGGCAAGATGCACAACCGGGTGCGGATGATTGCGGCCTCTTACCTGACCAAACACCTGCGGCTGCATTGGCGGCTGGGCCAGCAGTGGTTTGCAGACACTCTGGTCGATTGGGATCCGGCGTCAAACGCGATGGGCTGGCAATGGGTGGCGGGCTGCGGGCCTGATGCGGCACCCTATTTCCGCGTGTTCAACCCTGAGACCCAGCAGAAAAAGTTTGATGCACAGGCCCGCTATACCCGGCGCTGGCTGGCCGCGGACAGCGGGTTTGCCGAGGCCACGCCGCGTGCGTGGAAGGTCACAGAGACGCCGCGCCCCTTGACCCCCATCGTGGGGCTGGCCGAGGGGCGCGCGGCTGCCTTGGCTGCGATGGAGCGGTTCAAAACCCGCGATCTGGGGACCGTGGATTAA
- a CDS encoding aminotransferase class V-fold PLP-dependent enzyme — MTDLDVNFVRDNFPAFAEQSLQGQAFFENAGGSYTCAQVIDRLQRFYHTRKVQPYAPYAASQLAGAEMDEARQRLAQLMGVATDEVSFGPSTTQNTYVLSQAFGQWLQPGEAIVVTDQDHEANSGPWRRLTERGIDVREWRINPTTGTLDPADLENLLDEKVRMVCFPHCSNVVGEINPVVEITAMAHAAGAFVCVDGVSYAPHGIPDVGMLGPDIYLFSAYKTYGPHQGIMVIRRELGMQLPNQAHYFNSDVLYKRFTPAGPDHAQVAASAGMVDYIEALAAHHGISGDLTAQGSGVHDLMRAHEVKLAAPLMEYLQNRNDLRLIGPTDPERRAPTVALDLGRAALPVATALANHGIMAGGGDFYAVRALKAMGVDPAQGVLRLSFVHYTTEAEIQQLLKALDAVL; from the coding sequence ATGACAGATCTAGATGTGAATTTCGTGCGGGATAACTTCCCCGCGTTTGCTGAACAATCGTTGCAGGGGCAGGCCTTTTTCGAAAATGCCGGGGGCTCTTACACCTGTGCGCAGGTGATTGACCGGCTGCAACGGTTTTATCACACGCGTAAGGTGCAGCCTTATGCGCCCTATGCTGCTAGTCAGCTTGCCGGTGCCGAAATGGATGAGGCGCGTCAGCGTCTGGCGCAGCTGATGGGCGTGGCCACGGATGAGGTCAGCTTTGGCCCGTCAACCACGCAGAACACCTATGTTCTGTCGCAGGCCTTTGGCCAGTGGCTGCAACCGGGCGAAGCGATTGTAGTGACCGATCAGGATCATGAGGCCAACTCAGGCCCCTGGCGCCGTTTGACAGAGCGTGGCATCGACGTGCGGGAATGGCGGATCAACCCAACAACCGGCACGCTGGATCCCGCCGATCTGGAAAACCTGTTGGATGAAAAGGTGCGGATGGTCTGTTTCCCGCATTGCTCCAACGTGGTGGGGGAGATCAATCCGGTGGTGGAAATCACTGCGATGGCCCATGCCGCCGGGGCTTTCGTTTGCGTCGATGGCGTCAGCTACGCGCCGCATGGGATCCCTGACGTGGGGATGCTGGGCCCGGATATCTATCTGTTTTCGGCCTATAAGACCTATGGGCCCCATCAGGGCATCATGGTGATCCGGCGGGAGCTGGGCATGCAGCTGCCCAATCAGGCGCATTATTTCAATTCGGATGTTCTGTACAAACGGTTTACCCCCGCAGGGCCTGATCACGCGCAGGTCGCGGCCTCGGCAGGGATGGTTGATTACATCGAGGCCTTGGCGGCTCATCATGGGATCAGCGGCGATCTTACGGCACAAGGCAGTGGGGTTCATGATCTGATGCGTGCGCATGAGGTGAAACTGGCCGCGCCGCTGATGGAGTATCTGCAAAACCGCAATGATTTGCGTCTGATCGGCCCGACGGACCCGGAACGCCGCGCGCCAACGGTTGCGCTGGATTTGGGCCGGGCGGCTTTGCCGGTGGCCACGGCTCTGGCGAACCATGGCATTATGGCGGGCGGCGGCGATTTTTATGCGGTGCGGGCGCTGAAGGCGATGGGCGTCGATCCCGCGCAGGGCGTGTTGCGCCTGAGCTTTGTGCATTACACGACTGAGGCTGAAATTCAGCAGCTTCTCAAGGCTTTGGACGCCGTTCTGTAA
- the acuI gene encoding acryloyl-CoA reductase, whose amino-acid sequence MFNALVVDKNEDGKTQAAVKQLQLDDLPHAEVTVAVDYSTVNYKDGLCIGPGGGLVRNYPHVPGIDFAGTVESSEDPRYAPGDKVVLTGWRVGEAHWGGYAQKARVKGDWLVPLPEGISTRQAMAVGTAGFTAMLAVMALEDHGLTLGQGPVLVTGAAGGVGSVATAILAHLGYEVAAVTGRPETEEYLRGLGASQIVPREELNETTKRPLESESWAGCVDAVGGAMLARLLGQMKYGGSVAAVGLAGGAALPATVIPFLLRGVNLLGIDSVLQPFENRQRAWQRVVTDLPLEKLEAMVQPATLQDLPQLGADILAGKVQGRVVVDVNA is encoded by the coding sequence ATGTTTAACGCCCTTGTTGTTGACAAAAATGAAGATGGCAAAACGCAGGCTGCGGTGAAACAGCTGCAGCTGGATGATCTTCCGCATGCGGAGGTGACGGTCGCGGTGGACTATTCCACCGTGAACTATAAGGACGGTCTGTGCATTGGGCCCGGCGGCGGATTGGTGCGCAATTACCCCCATGTGCCGGGGATTGATTTCGCAGGCACGGTCGAAAGCTCGGAGGATCCGCGCTACGCACCGGGTGACAAGGTTGTGCTGACCGGCTGGCGTGTCGGCGAAGCCCATTGGGGCGGTTATGCCCAAAAGGCGCGGGTGAAGGGCGATTGGCTTGTCCCTCTGCCCGAAGGGATCAGCACCCGCCAGGCAATGGCGGTGGGCACGGCAGGTTTCACCGCGATGTTGGCCGTAATGGCGCTGGAGGATCACGGGCTGACCCTAGGGCAGGGTCCGGTGTTGGTGACCGGCGCAGCCGGGGGCGTGGGATCCGTTGCAACCGCAATCCTGGCGCATCTGGGATATGAGGTTGCCGCGGTAACCGGCCGACCGGAAACCGAGGAGTACCTGCGCGGCCTTGGCGCAAGCCAGATCGTTCCGCGGGAGGAGCTGAATGAAACGACCAAACGTCCGCTGGAAAGCGAAAGCTGGGCGGGATGTGTTGATGCCGTGGGCGGCGCAATGCTGGCACGGCTTCTGGGACAGATGAAATACGGCGGATCGGTAGCCGCCGTTGGCTTGGCCGGCGGTGCGGCACTGCCGGCGACGGTTATTCCCTTCCTGTTGCGGGGGGTGAACCTCTTGGGGATCGACTCGGTCCTGCAGCCGTTTGAGAACCGGCAACGGGCCTGGCAGCGGGTGGTGACGGACCTGCCGCTGGAAAAGCTGGAGGCCATGGTGCAGCCAGCGACGCTTCAGGATCTGCCGCAGCTGGGTGCGGATATTCTGGCGGGCAAGGTTCAGGGCCGGGTGGTCGTTGACGTAAACGCTTGA
- a CDS encoding DinB family protein, which translates to MITPQYCQRMAQHNLWQNNEMSAAMAALSETQLWLDRSAFFGSIQGTANHLLWGDLTWLSRFDGGAGPETALENSTAESADLVDWQQKRQALDQRFLAWANGLTAADMDGDFSWYSVAMQQDFSLPKALCLMQMFNHQTHHRGQIHAMVTAAGGKGWTTDLPFMPPAFAKY; encoded by the coding sequence ATGATTACGCCGCAATATTGTCAGCGGATGGCGCAGCATAACCTCTGGCAAAATAACGAAATGTCGGCTGCAATGGCCGCGCTGAGTGAGACCCAGCTGTGGCTGGATCGCAGCGCTTTCTTCGGCTCCATTCAAGGTACGGCGAATCATTTGCTCTGGGGCGATCTGACCTGGTTGTCGCGTTTTGACGGTGGCGCAGGTCCGGAAACAGCCTTGGAAAACAGCACTGCCGAGTCGGCGGATCTGGTCGATTGGCAGCAAAAGCGCCAGGCGCTGGATCAGCGGTTTCTGGCGTGGGCCAACGGGTTGACTGCCGCGGATATGGACGGTGACTTCAGCTGGTACTCCGTTGCAATGCAACAGGATTTCTCACTGCCAAAGGCGCTGTGCCTGATGCAGATGTTCAATCATCAAACCCATCACCGTGGTCAGATCCACGCGATGGTGACGGCCGCGGGCGGCAAAGGGTGGACCACGGATCTGCCGTTCATGCCGCCTGCGTTTGCGAAATATTAA
- a CDS encoding FadR/GntR family transcriptional regulator produces the protein MSDNSKPRPRPTDLSAAIASDIRDAIIAGRLIVDERLPSEAELAAQFEVSRPTVREALKRLAAQSLIRTQRGASGGAFVNRLSYEQAYGQQITTSTLLLSMNGVSFDTACEARFALERACAPLAAERRQPDHLAAMQAEITRQSATGLSDEAFCASDVAFHRALVDAAGNPVLSYQLAGAVEAMQPLMNMITYTRRSRDVIIGLHQRIVDALEQQSPEDCDSALVELHSYTRDLNQPTAR, from the coding sequence ATGTCAGACAATTCAAAACCCCGTCCGCGCCCGACCGATCTGTCGGCAGCGATCGCCAGTGATATCCGCGACGCCATCATCGCGGGGCGGCTGATTGTGGACGAACGCCTGCCGTCCGAGGCAGAGCTGGCTGCTCAGTTCGAAGTGTCGCGCCCAACGGTTCGAGAGGCGCTCAAACGGCTGGCTGCTCAATCGCTGATCCGCACGCAACGGGGTGCAAGTGGCGGTGCCTTTGTGAACCGGCTGAGTTATGAGCAGGCCTACGGCCAGCAGATCACCACCTCGACCCTACTGCTCAGTATGAATGGCGTCAGCTTTGACACTGCCTGCGAAGCGCGGTTTGCGCTGGAGCGGGCCTGTGCCCCCCTGGCCGCAGAAAGGCGGCAGCCTGATCACCTGGCCGCGATGCAGGCTGAGATTACGCGCCAGTCTGCCACTGGCCTATCGGATGAGGCGTTCTGTGCCTCGGATGTTGCATTTCACAGGGCCCTTGTGGATGCAGCGGGCAATCCTGTGCTGTCTTATCAACTGGCCGGTGCGGTTGAGGCGATGCAGCCCTTGATGAATATGATCACCTACACCCGCCGGTCCCGGGACGTGATCATCGGTCTGCATCAACGCATTGTGGATGCGCTGGAACAGCAATCGCCGGAAGACTGCGACAGCGCCCTTGTTGAATTGCACAGCTATACCCGCGATCTGAACCAACCCACCGCACGTTGA
- a CDS encoding DUF1287 domain-containing protein, with product MVNAAKEQIGITTQYDGAYQGLDYPMGDIDRRRGVCTDVVIRALRDAHDLDLQVAVHEDMADHFDAYPALWGMTGPDRNIDHRRVPNLRRYFERIGVERPLATTPSATDFRPGDIVTWSFGPGQPHIGIVSTQMDRRSQTPLIIHNAGAGTRLDNILFSYPITGHYRLEDALHPT from the coding sequence TTGGTTAACGCCGCTAAGGAGCAGATCGGCATAACAACGCAGTATGATGGCGCCTATCAAGGGCTGGACTATCCTATGGGTGACATTGATCGGCGTCGCGGCGTTTGCACGGATGTGGTGATCCGCGCCTTGCGGGACGCGCATGATCTGGATTTGCAGGTGGCCGTGCATGAGGACATGGCCGATCACTTTGACGCCTATCCTGCGCTCTGGGGTATGACAGGTCCCGATCGCAACATCGATCATCGCCGGGTGCCAAATCTGCGCCGCTATTTTGAACGCATCGGTGTTGAACGCCCGCTGGCCACGACGCCCAGTGCCACAGATTTTCGGCCCGGTGACATCGTCACTTGGTCCTTCGGGCCCGGCCAGCCACATATCGGCATCGTCAGCACCCAGATGGATCGCCGCAGTCAGACGCCGCTGATCATTCACAACGCCGGGGCCGGCACCCGACTGGATAACATCCTGTTTTCATACCCGATCACCGGACATTACCGTCTGGAGGATGCCCTGCACCCCACCTAA
- the chrA gene encoding chromate efflux transporter produces MTTPTVSELTRVFGRIGVLSFGGPAAQIALMHKELVEDRPWLSEKQFLSALSFCMLLPGPEAMQLATYAGWLKRGVLGGLIAGALFVLPGAVVILALALAYAQFGTLPLVQSAFLGIQAAVVIVVFTALRKIAGKALTRPSAYVLAALSFAAIFFLQLPFPLVVLAAAVWGALSAEHSQAPTEAKEAPRFLWRPVLACASLWAAPFGLLALWDHAFLSEVALFFSKLAVVTFGGAYAVLAYMTQAVVNDHGWLSLPQMIDALGLAETTPGPLILVTQFVATLAGQMQGGVSLALTASALALWVTFVPCFLWIFAGAPYVNLLTHAPRLSNALSAITAAVAGVIANLSLWFALQVLFGQVSQTRFGPVPDVSSFSPVAAGFMGLAAVLMLGLKRGMLTTLAIMGLVGIIWGLLS; encoded by the coding sequence ATGACCACCCCAACCGTTTCTGAACTGACCCGCGTTTTTGGCCGTATTGGCGTCCTGTCCTTTGGCGGTCCCGCCGCCCAAATTGCCCTGATGCACAAGGAATTGGTCGAAGACCGCCCTTGGCTGAGCGAAAAACAGTTCCTGTCGGCCTTGTCGTTTTGCATGTTACTGCCCGGGCCTGAGGCGATGCAGCTGGCGACCTATGCAGGTTGGTTGAAACGCGGTGTCCTGGGCGGGTTGATCGCCGGCGCCCTGTTTGTGCTGCCCGGGGCGGTGGTCATTCTGGCGTTGGCGCTGGCCTATGCGCAGTTTGGCACGCTGCCCTTGGTGCAATCGGCCTTCCTGGGCATTCAGGCGGCTGTTGTCATCGTTGTGTTCACCGCATTGCGCAAGATCGCCGGCAAGGCCCTGACCCGGCCAAGTGCCTATGTGCTGGCCGCATTGTCCTTTGCCGCGATCTTTTTCCTGCAACTGCCTTTCCCGCTGGTGGTTTTGGCCGCCGCAGTGTGGGGTGCGTTGAGCGCGGAACATTCGCAGGCGCCAACCGAAGCAAAGGAAGCGCCGCGGTTTCTGTGGCGTCCGGTTTTGGCCTGCGCTTCGCTGTGGGCAGCGCCTTTTGGCCTGCTGGCGCTGTGGGATCATGCGTTCCTCAGCGAAGTTGCGCTGTTTTTCTCCAAGCTGGCGGTGGTGACCTTTGGCGGCGCCTATGCGGTGCTGGCCTATATGACGCAGGCCGTGGTCAATGATCATGGCTGGCTGAGCCTGCCACAGATGATTGATGCCCTGGGGCTGGCGGAAACCACCCCGGGCCCGCTGATCCTGGTCACTCAGTTCGTTGCAACCCTGGCTGGTCAAATGCAGGGCGGGGTGAGCTTGGCGCTCACGGCCTCAGCTCTCGCACTTTGGGTGACTTTTGTGCCGTGTTTCCTGTGGATTTTTGCCGGCGCGCCCTACGTCAACCTGCTGACCCACGCGCCGCGCCTGTCTAATGCGCTGTCCGCAATCACGGCGGCCGTGGCGGGGGTGATCGCCAACCTATCGCTGTGGTTCGCGCTTCAGGTTCTGTTTGGTCAGGTCAGCCAGACACGTTTCGGCCCCGTGCCGGATGTCAGCAGCTTTTCACCCGTCGCGGCAGGGTTCATGGGGCTGGCGGCTGTTTTGATGCTGGGTCTAAAACGCGGCATGCTGACGACCTTGGCGATCATGGGACTGGTCGGCATCATCTGGGGCCTTCTGAGCTAA